A stretch of Chitinophagaceae bacterium DNA encodes these proteins:
- the recG gene encoding ATP-dependent DNA helicase RecG, which translates to MPPYQKRIPLTAGLKSRGNSVIKPGKFQFQPTARKTSHCIFVETSRISQVSSILNNPIEYIRGVTSLKAGLLKKELGIFTFNDLLEHYPFRHVDKTKLDKIAGLSAASEYAQVAGKITEIEILGENRGKRLVATLQDETGEIELVWFQGINWIQKAIHPGQQYLVFGRLTFFMGKPQIAHPEIETFTPQKGGGKILLEPVYPSTEKLKTKGLNGRTLGKLTYALLELITEKDLPENLPEPVIKQYKFISRFSAYRQIHFPATEKHYQHALRRLKFEELFFAQLRMGLIRSSRHRHSKGLVFGQVGVLFNTFFKNYLPFELTNAQKRVLKEIRKDTGSGKQMNRLLQGDVGSGKTIVALMLMLIAADNGFQSVMMAPTEILARQHYISITALLKDMPVCVKLLTGSSKGKERKEVLKLAEDGSLHMLIGTHAVIEDNVVFKDLGFAVIDEQHKFGVAQRAQLWKKNSIPPHVLVMTATPIPRTLALTAYGDLDYSVIDELPPGRQPVITLHRSESTRPQVMGFVKKEIQKGRQAYIVYPLIEESSKVDYENLMKGYEEVKSFFPEPKYWISMVHGRQDAAQKETNMQRFVNRDTQIMVSTTVIEVGVNVPNASIMVIESAEKFGLSQLHQLRGRVGRGAEKSFCILLTGPRISNDARERLKIMEATNDGFKIAEKDLEIRGPGDIEGTRQSGLLNFKLANIVHDKVMLEAAGQAAGNILDTDPDMSKDVNLPVKNHLRQQKGKTAWSKIS; encoded by the coding sequence ATGCCTCCGTATCAAAAACGCATACCGCTAACCGCCGGTTTAAAAAGCCGGGGCAATTCCGTAATAAAACCAGGTAAGTTTCAGTTTCAGCCCACAGCAAGGAAGACCAGCCATTGTATATTTGTAGAAACAAGTCGTATCAGCCAGGTTTCTTCCATATTAAATAATCCCATCGAATACATCCGGGGAGTGACTTCATTAAAAGCCGGTCTTTTAAAAAAGGAACTCGGCATTTTCACGTTCAACGACCTGCTGGAACATTATCCCTTCCGCCATGTTGATAAAACAAAGCTGGATAAGATCGCCGGCCTGTCTGCTGCCAGTGAATATGCCCAGGTGGCCGGGAAGATCACTGAAATAGAAATACTTGGCGAAAACCGGGGCAAGCGCCTCGTGGCAACTCTGCAGGATGAGACCGGCGAAATAGAACTGGTCTGGTTCCAGGGCATAAACTGGATACAAAAAGCCATCCATCCCGGGCAGCAATACCTGGTATTCGGGCGGCTTACATTTTTTATGGGTAAACCCCAGATCGCCCATCCGGAAATTGAAACATTCACCCCGCAAAAAGGCGGTGGTAAGATCTTATTAGAGCCGGTCTATCCATCTACCGAGAAATTAAAAACAAAGGGGCTGAATGGAAGAACACTCGGTAAACTAACTTATGCTTTACTGGAACTGATCACCGAAAAAGACCTGCCTGAGAATTTACCGGAACCCGTCATTAAACAATATAAATTCATCAGCCGTTTCAGTGCTTACCGCCAGATCCATTTCCCGGCAACAGAAAAACATTACCAGCATGCCCTGCGGCGGCTGAAGTTTGAGGAATTGTTCTTTGCACAGTTGCGCATGGGATTGATAAGGTCTTCCCGGCACAGGCACAGCAAGGGTTTGGTGTTCGGTCAGGTAGGTGTATTGTTCAATACTTTTTTTAAAAATTACCTGCCCTTTGAGCTCACCAATGCACAAAAAAGGGTGCTCAAAGAGATACGGAAAGATACAGGCAGCGGCAAACAAATGAACCGCCTCTTACAGGGGGATGTAGGCAGCGGAAAGACCATTGTGGCATTAATGTTGATGCTTATCGCAGCAGATAATGGTTTTCAAAGCGTGATGATGGCGCCGACAGAGATCCTGGCCCGGCAACATTATATCAGCATCACCGCTCTTTTAAAGGATATGCCGGTTTGTGTAAAACTCCTAACCGGTTCATCTAAAGGGAAAGAAAGGAAAGAGGTATTAAAACTTGCGGAAGACGGCTCTTTGCATATGTTGATCGGTACCCATGCAGTGATCGAAGATAACGTGGTCTTTAAGGACCTGGGTTTTGCCGTAATTGATGAACAGCACAAGTTTGGTGTGGCACAAAGGGCACAGCTCTGGAAAAAGAACTCAATCCCGCCCCACGTACTGGTGATGACGGCAACCCCCATACCCCGTACCCTGGCACTTACTGCATACGGCGACCTGGATTACAGCGTGATTGACGAACTGCCGCCGGGAAGACAACCCGTAATTACCCTGCATCGTTCGGAAAGTACCCGGCCACAGGTGATGGGTTTTGTAAAGAAAGAGATACAAAAGGGAAGACAGGCTTACATCGTTTACCCCCTGATAGAAGAAAGCAGCAAGGTAGATTACGAGAACCTGATGAAAGGGTATGAAGAGGTCAAATCATTCTTTCCCGAACCGAAATACTGGATAAGCATGGTACATGGCCGGCAGGATGCAGCCCAGAAAGAAACCAACATGCAGCGGTTTGTGAACCGGGATACGCAGATCATGGTAAGTACCACCGTGATAGAAGTGGGCGTGAATGTTCCCAATGCCAGCATAATGGTCATTGAAAGTGCAGAAAAATTTGGCTTGTCGCAGTTGCACCAGTTGCGGGGCCGGGTAGGAAGAGGTGCAGAAAAAAGTTTTTGCATATTATTAACGGGCCCCAGGATATCAAATGATGCCCGGGAACGATTAAAGATCATGGAGGCTACCAACGACGGATTTAAGATCGCCGAAAAAGACCTGGAGATCCGGGGGCCGGGTGATATAGAAGGTACCCGCCAAAGTGGCCTGTTAAACTTTAAGCTGGCTAATATAGTCCACGACAAGGTAATGCTGGAAGCCGCAGGACAGGCAGCCGGGAATATTTTAGATACCGACCCTGATATGAGTAAAGATGTTAATTTACCTGTTAAAAATCACCTCCGGCAGCAGAAAGGGAAAACAGCCTGGAGCAAAATCTCGTAG
- a CDS encoding galactokinase: MTKRITADFKERFNGQPMVFRSPGRINILGEHTDYNEGFVLPAAIDKNIYVAINKRADNRVNLFAVDFNEHFTTDTGNIKRASIQWPNYILGVVDQLQKHGHPVGGFNLLIDGDIPIGAGLSSSAAVECAVIYALNDIFELGLTRMQMAPLAQKAEHVFAGVNCGIMDQFASLFGKKDHAIKLDCRSMEYEYVPVKPEGYKIILFNTNVKHNLASSEYNTRRNQCESGVSIIRQFHPEVKSLRDVTMKMLNDHVAPVDQLVYKRCRYVVDENERLLGACQDLKKGDIRALGLKMFETHQGLKLDYEVSCRELDFLVDQVKANEDVAGARMVGGGFGGCTINLIKDHAAEDLIATVGRDYKKETGLTLTTYEVSLEDGTSACIQAT; this comes from the coding sequence ATGACAAAACGAATTACCGCTGATTTTAAAGAACGGTTTAACGGGCAGCCCATGGTCTTCCGTTCGCCCGGCAGGATAAATATCCTGGGCGAACACACAGACTATAACGAAGGGTTTGTTTTGCCTGCCGCCATTGATAAGAATATTTATGTTGCCATAAACAAACGGGCCGATAACCGGGTGAATTTATTTGCCGTGGATTTCAATGAACATTTTACAACGGATACCGGGAACATTAAACGGGCATCCATCCAATGGCCCAATTATATACTGGGCGTGGTGGACCAGTTACAGAAACACGGACACCCGGTGGGTGGTTTTAACCTGCTGATCGATGGGGATATCCCGATCGGCGCAGGCCTCTCCTCCTCTGCTGCAGTGGAATGTGCCGTGATATATGCGTTGAATGATATCTTTGAACTGGGACTGACCAGGATGCAGATGGCGCCGCTGGCACAAAAAGCCGAACACGTTTTTGCCGGTGTCAATTGCGGCATCATGGATCAGTTTGCCAGCCTCTTCGGTAAAAAGGACCATGCCATAAAACTCGACTGCCGGTCGATGGAATATGAATACGTGCCGGTTAAACCGGAAGGCTACAAGATCATCCTGTTTAATACGAATGTAAAACATAACCTGGCTTCATCAGAATACAATACCCGGAGAAATCAATGTGAATCCGGCGTTTCGATCATCCGGCAGTTTCACCCCGAAGTAAAGAGCCTGAGAGACGTTACCATGAAGATGCTGAACGATCACGTAGCACCTGTTGACCAATTGGTTTATAAACGCTGCCGGTACGTGGTGGATGAGAATGAGCGGCTGCTCGGCGCCTGCCAGGACCTTAAAAAAGGTGATATCAGGGCACTGGGGCTGAAAATGTTTGAAACGCACCAGGGATTGAAACTTGATTATGAAGTAAGTTGCAGGGAGCTTGATTTCCTGGTTGACCAGGTAAAAGCAAATGAAGATGTGGCCGGTGCCCGGATGGTTGGCGGAGGTTTCGGGGGCTGTACGATCAATCTTATCAAAGATCATGCAGCAGAAGACCTCATAGCAACGGTCGGCCGGGACTATAAAAAAGAAACCGGACTTACCCTGACCACGTACGAGGTATCCCTTGAAGACGGGACATCCGCCTGCATACAAGCAACTTAA
- a CDS encoding glycosyl hydrolase 53 family protein, with protein sequence MKRIKITGLLVFLLTGSMLTGNAQQRKRINLDDDWKFAFGNANDPKRDFNYSIATIFSKTGAAQSTAIDPKFNDSSWRELSLPHDWAVELPFVYSKSFDEQSHGYKPVGGAYPETSIGWYRKHFFVTRADSGQRFQLQFDGVYRDASFWVNGFYLGNNKSGYVGASYDISNYLRYGGENIVTVRVDATQYEGWFYEGAGIYRHVWLNQYDPVHLDENPVFVYTAVQKNTATVYVETSVQNESYAPAIISLSAIITDRDGNKIGETAAKNISLAVNEKATVKQSVKIINPRLWSLEDPYLYRVIPVVKSSGKIIDTDKMRFGIRTIDITPRGVFLNGKYLKLKGTNNHQDHAGLGSALPDYLQYYRIFLLKQMGSNAYRTSHNPPTKELLDACDSLGMLVMDENRLLNSSPQYLQDLEWLIKRDRSRASVFMWSIGNEEGWVQGNSTGKLIAQSLLAKQKELDPTRVSTYAADMGNQVKGINEVVPVRSFNYRQFAVEDYHKDHPNQPIIGTEMGSTVTTRGQYTKDSVKGYVPDQDITAPWWASTAETWWKLAAPNDYWLGGFVWTGLDYRGEPTPFTWPNVSSHFGIMDVCGFPKNIYYYYQSWWTDKDVLHISPHWNPEKIGTGWSGKEGQPIDVWVNSNADNVELFLNGKSLGKKDMPRNGHLNWMVNYAPGTVEAIAYKKGKKLQAKVETTGKPFELVISPYKTTMMADGKDATVINISVIDRQGREVPDADNLIRFSLQGDAKIIGVGNGDPSSHEQDRYFDSTAQRRLFNGKCQVIVQAGLTTSMIHFEAKADSIYSGATDIMTIHAAPVTDVKASNNSFPVLPFKATPVDKMLGADISFLPELENRGMKFYDTDGKEKDAIRILQEHGLNYIRLRIFNDPARDSGYSPKLGFCDLQHTLQMAKRVKAAGMKILLDFHYSDYWADPQKQWMPKAWRDKTFPELKQAVYDYTKMVMQALKDQGTVPDMVQVGNEINHGIIWPAGSVTDFDNLAQLFFAGVQGVKSVSPSTSIMLHIALGGQNDESRFFIDNMNMRGVPYDVIGLSYYPKWHNTLADLEYNLDDLSRRYNKDVIVVEYSHVKREVNELSFNVANNRGKGTCIWEPLNTWERFFERNGKANDHLLIYDEMSKKYLNRH encoded by the coding sequence ATGAAACGGATAAAAATTACCGGCCTCCTGGTCTTTTTGCTCACCGGCAGCATGCTTACCGGCAATGCCCAGCAGCGAAAAAGGATTAATTTAGATGACGACTGGAAATTTGCCTTCGGCAATGCCAATGATCCCAAAAGGGATTTTAATTACAGCATTGCCACCATTTTTTCAAAAACAGGTGCTGCACAATCAACAGCCATTGATCCAAAATTCAATGACAGCAGCTGGCGTGAACTTTCCCTGCCGCACGACTGGGCCGTGGAGCTGCCCTTTGTTTATTCAAAAAGTTTTGATGAACAATCACATGGCTATAAACCTGTGGGCGGCGCTTATCCCGAAACCAGCATCGGTTGGTACCGGAAACATTTTTTTGTAACCCGTGCCGATTCGGGCCAGCGTTTTCAACTGCAGTTTGACGGCGTTTACCGGGATGCTTCCTTCTGGGTAAATGGTTTCTATCTCGGCAATAATAAAAGCGGCTACGTGGGTGCATCCTACGACATCAGCAATTACCTGAGGTATGGAGGAGAAAATATTGTAACCGTACGGGTTGATGCAACGCAGTACGAAGGCTGGTTTTATGAAGGCGCAGGTATTTACCGGCATGTATGGCTGAATCAGTATGATCCTGTTCATTTGGATGAAAATCCTGTTTTTGTTTATACAGCTGTTCAAAAGAATACCGCAACGGTTTATGTGGAGACTTCTGTACAAAATGAATCCTATGCTCCGGCAATTATTTCTTTATCGGCTATCATTACCGACAGGGATGGAAATAAGATCGGGGAAACAGCTGCAAAGAATATTTCGCTTGCAGTAAATGAAAAAGCAACAGTAAAGCAGTCAGTGAAGATCATTAACCCCCGGCTATGGTCTTTGGAGGATCCCTATTTATACCGTGTCATTCCGGTTGTTAAATCTTCGGGGAAAATTATTGATACCGATAAGATGCGGTTTGGAATAAGGACCATTGATATAACCCCCAGGGGTGTTTTCCTGAATGGTAAATATCTAAAACTAAAAGGCACCAACAACCACCAGGATCATGCAGGCCTGGGCAGTGCCCTTCCCGATTACCTGCAGTATTACCGTATTTTTTTATTGAAGCAAATGGGGTCCAATGCATACCGGACGAGCCACAATCCTCCAACCAAAGAATTGCTGGATGCCTGCGACAGCCTGGGCATGCTGGTGATGGACGAGAACCGGTTACTCAACAGCAGTCCGCAATACCTGCAGGATCTTGAGTGGCTGATAAAGCGTGACCGGAGCAGGGCTTCGGTATTTATGTGGTCCATAGGGAATGAGGAAGGCTGGGTACAGGGAAACAGCACTGGTAAATTAATTGCTCAGTCCTTACTTGCCAAACAAAAGGAACTCGATCCTACCCGGGTAAGTACCTACGCTGCCGATATGGGCAACCAGGTAAAAGGAATAAATGAAGTGGTGCCTGTCCGGAGTTTTAATTACAGGCAATTTGCTGTGGAGGATTATCATAAAGATCATCCAAACCAGCCCATCATCGGAACCGAAATGGGCAGTACGGTCACCACACGCGGGCAGTATACTAAAGATTCGGTAAAAGGGTATGTTCCCGACCAGGATATAACAGCGCCCTGGTGGGCAAGCACGGCCGAAACCTGGTGGAAACTGGCTGCACCCAATGATTACTGGCTGGGCGGATTTGTATGGACCGGCCTCGATTACCGGGGCGAACCCACTCCGTTCACCTGGCCGAATGTGAGCTCACATTTTGGTATCATGGATGTTTGCGGCTTTCCAAAAAACATTTATTACTATTATCAATCATGGTGGACGGATAAAGATGTTTTACACATCTCTCCTCACTGGAATCCCGAAAAAATCGGGACAGGCTGGTCCGGAAAAGAAGGACAACCCATTGATGTCTGGGTGAACAGCAATGCCGATAATGTGGAATTATTCTTAAACGGAAAAAGTCTCGGTAAAAAAGATATGCCCCGGAACGGGCATTTGAACTGGATGGTGAATTATGCCCCCGGTACAGTGGAAGCCATTGCATACAAGAAGGGGAAAAAACTCCAGGCAAAGGTTGAAACAACCGGCAAGCCTTTTGAACTTGTTATCAGCCCCTATAAAACAACCATGATGGCCGATGGGAAAGATGCAACTGTGATCAATATCAGTGTCATTGACAGGCAGGGGCGTGAAGTGCCTGATGCAGATAACCTCATCCGTTTTTCGTTGCAGGGCGACGCAAAAATAATCGGTGTAGGCAATGGCGATCCCAGCAGTCATGAGCAGGATAGATATTTTGATTCCACAGCCCAGCGTCGTTTGTTCAACGGCAAATGCCAGGTGATCGTGCAAGCCGGCCTTACAACATCCATGATCCATTTTGAAGCAAAGGCAGACAGCATTTACAGCGGCGCAACTGATATCATGACCATACATGCTGCGCCGGTAACCGATGTAAAAGCTTCAAACAACAGCTTCCCGGTACTGCCATTCAAAGCAACGCCGGTGGATAAGATGCTGGGCGCCGATATTTCTTTTTTACCCGAACTGGAGAACAGGGGCATGAAATTCTATGATACGGATGGAAAAGAAAAAGATGCCATCCGGATCTTACAGGAGCATGGATTAAATTACATACGGCTGCGCATTTTCAATGACCCTGCCCGGGACAGCGGCTATTCACCCAAACTGGGGTTCTGCGACCTGCAGCATACCCTGCAGATGGCAAAGCGGGTGAAAGCAGCCGGCATGAAAATATTACTCGACTTTCATTACAGCGATTACTGGGCCGATCCGCAAAAACAATGGATGCCAAAAGCCTGGCGTGACAAAACATTTCCCGAACTGAAGCAGGCTGTGTATGACTATACCAAAATGGTGATGCAGGCTTTAAAAGACCAGGGCACGGTTCCTGATATGGTCCAGGTTGGTAACGAGATCAATCATGGCATTATATGGCCAGCCGGCAGTGTAACTGATTTCGACAACCTGGCACAGTTGTTCTTCGCAGGTGTACAGGGTGTGAAGTCCGTTTCGCCATCAACCAGCATCATGCTGCATATTGCCCTGGGCGGACAAAATGATGAAAGCCGCTTCTTTATTGATAATATGAACATGCGGGGCGTTCCCTATGATGTGATCGGTTTATCGTACTATCCTAAATGGCATAATACGCTTGCCGATCTTGAATACAACCTCGATGACCTGTCCCGGCGTTACAATAAGGATGTGATCGTGGTGGAATACTCCCATGTAAAAAGAGAAGTGAATGAACTGTCATTCAATGTTGCCAATAACAGGGGTAAGGGAACCTGCATCTGGGAACCATTGAATACCTGGGAACGCTTTTTTGAAAGGAACGGAAAAGCAAATGATCATTTACTGATCTATGATGAGATGAGTAAAAAATACCTGAACCGGCATTGA
- a CDS encoding LacI family DNA-binding transcriptional regulator, producing MSLTVTIADIAKKLNTTSATVSRALNDHPGISIKTKKRVLQAAEKLHYRRNTVASALRKGQTGIIGVIIPSAEINFFGSVVHGIENMANQNGYNVLIYQSNESWEHEQKGIETFLNARVDGIIVSMAKEKNDHTHFVNARQTKMPIVFFDRTNDELETDSVSIDDHKGGYMATAHLIEQDYKRIAHISGPQHLKIFKARLEGYKAALKKNGIPFDARLVYTGDVSIEAGRNAVQYFLELSDPPDAVFAVEDFTALGAIKELKHNNISIPKDFGIIGFANESFGEHISPSLSTIDQQTVTMGKEAFLLMLKLIEEKSNKRGPVQKRILDPIPVFRNSSLRNNVS from the coding sequence TTGAGCCTTACCGTCACCATTGCGGATATTGCCAAAAAGCTGAACACTACTTCAGCCACCGTTTCCCGTGCATTGAACGACCACCCCGGCATCAGCATCAAAACAAAGAAAAGGGTTTTACAGGCTGCTGAAAAACTGCATTACAGGCGGAATACAGTAGCATCAGCTTTACGGAAGGGCCAGACAGGGATCATCGGGGTCATTATCCCGAGTGCAGAGATCAATTTTTTTGGCTCGGTGGTGCACGGCATTGAAAACATGGCAAACCAAAACGGGTACAATGTCCTGATCTATCAATCCAACGAATCCTGGGAACATGAACAAAAAGGGATCGAGACATTTTTGAATGCACGGGTGGATGGCATCATTGTTTCGATGGCCAAGGAAAAAAATGATCACACCCATTTTGTAAATGCCCGGCAGACGAAAATGCCCATTGTTTTTTTTGACAGAACAAACGATGAGCTGGAAACAGATTCTGTTTCCATTGATGATCATAAAGGAGGATATATGGCCACAGCACATCTCATTGAACAGGACTATAAACGCATTGCACATATTTCGGGCCCCCAGCATTTAAAGATATTCAAAGCAAGACTGGAAGGATATAAAGCGGCCCTCAAAAAAAACGGGATCCCGTTTGATGCCCGGCTTGTCTATACCGGGGATGTCTCCATTGAAGCCGGCAGAAATGCTGTACAATACTTCCTGGAATTATCCGATCCCCCGGATGCGGTTTTTGCTGTGGAAGATTTTACCGCATTGGGCGCCATCAAAGAACTAAAGCATAATAATATCTCTATCCCCAAAGACTTTGGTATCATAGGTTTTGCCAATGAAAGCTTTGGGGAACACATCAGCCCTTCCCTCTCAACCATTGACCAGCAAACGGTAACTATGGGAAAAGAGGCTTTCCTGCTGATGCTGAAACTGATCGAAGAAAAAAGCAATAAAAGAGGACCTGTGCAAAAAAGGATCCTTGACCCGATACCTGTTTTCAGGAATTCTTCTTTACGAAATAATGTAAGCTAA